A genomic window from Sphingobacterium sp. BN32 includes:
- a CDS encoding helix-turn-helix domain-containing protein, giving the protein MSQNFDTDNDVFAQAVAFVNQTQQPIFLTGKAGTGKTTFLKFIRENSYKKMAITAPTGVAAMNAGGTTLHALFWLPFGVFIEDYPLQWGETDQFIYNKHRLFSTIKLTKQRRAILQELELLVIDEVSMVRADTLDAIDVILKSVRRDMRPFGGVQVLFIGDLYQLPPVVQDREWQVLRDYYSSMFFFDAKVFKQHPPILIELKKIYRQQDDAFIRVLNSIRNNETSAEELEELNAHYKPDFIPEKDEQYITLTSHNRLADQINQEKLMSLDTKLHQIKSLIKDDFGQSMFPADENLSLRIGAQVMFIKNDTGEDRRYYNGKIGTVKDINLDKHQVIVSFPNDEEDVVVKRETWENIRYSYNKGDDKIEEEVLGTFSQFPLRLAWAITIHKSQGLTFEKAIVDAGTSFAAGQVYVALSRLTGLEGLVLRSKISPFAIRTDHQVVNFMKQMAAMGNLDDILQKSRQNYLGQILLHSFRWHQLTDEFEKLVEEYRDKKMEQKEEAITVLTGILDSLKKQEQVANKFMSQLHGLLSKRDEIDYDLICDRSKAAVNWFLPTFEKDCLQALEAHLEAWKVKKRTKKYVTLLKGLLLDFKRKFEQLKHSLTIAEALTKSNDQVSEELLTWAKPKDDLPKESENEKEKDTKSITLEMFQDGMEIAEIAEKRNMVAGTIYGHLINFMGTELEATDLMTEQELSQIVTLIEKNPEATTLELKTMLGPDVDYPAIRIAQRHVEILAEKP; this is encoded by the coding sequence ATGTCTCAGAATTTCGATACTGATAATGATGTTTTTGCTCAAGCCGTTGCTTTCGTCAATCAGACACAACAACCCATCTTTTTAACAGGTAAGGCCGGTACCGGTAAGACCACCTTCCTGAAGTTTATTCGGGAAAATAGTTATAAGAAGATGGCAATTACGGCGCCTACCGGTGTGGCGGCGATGAATGCCGGAGGTACAACCCTGCATGCATTGTTTTGGTTGCCCTTTGGTGTTTTTATCGAGGATTATCCTTTGCAATGGGGTGAAACTGATCAGTTTATCTACAATAAACATCGTCTGTTCAGCACCATTAAGCTGACGAAGCAACGTCGTGCCATTCTTCAAGAGTTGGAGTTGCTGGTGATTGATGAGGTTTCGATGGTACGCGCAGATACCTTGGATGCAATCGATGTCATACTGAAGAGTGTGCGTCGGGATATGCGCCCCTTTGGTGGTGTGCAAGTTTTGTTTATCGGCGACTTATATCAGCTGCCGCCGGTCGTACAAGATCGTGAGTGGCAGGTGTTGAGAGATTACTATAGCAGTATGTTTTTTTTCGATGCCAAGGTATTCAAGCAGCATCCTCCAATATTGATCGAATTAAAAAAGATCTATAGACAACAGGACGATGCTTTTATTCGCGTCCTGAATAGCATCCGTAATAATGAAACGAGTGCTGAAGAGTTGGAAGAACTGAATGCACATTATAAGCCGGATTTTATTCCGGAAAAAGACGAGCAGTACATTACCTTAACCTCTCATAATCGTCTTGCTGATCAGATCAATCAGGAGAAGCTGATGAGCTTAGATACGAAGCTGCATCAGATTAAATCGCTGATTAAGGATGATTTTGGTCAATCGATGTTCCCGGCAGACGAGAATCTGAGTTTGCGAATCGGTGCACAGGTGATGTTCATCAAAAATGACACAGGGGAGGATCGACGTTATTATAACGGGAAGATCGGGACGGTTAAGGATATTAATTTGGATAAGCACCAAGTGATCGTTTCTTTTCCAAATGATGAGGAAGATGTGGTGGTGAAGCGGGAAACTTGGGAGAATATCCGTTATTCCTACAATAAAGGCGATGATAAGATAGAAGAAGAGGTATTAGGTACCTTTTCGCAATTCCCTTTGCGATTGGCATGGGCAATCACCATCCATAAGAGTCAGGGATTGACCTTTGAAAAGGCCATCGTTGATGCTGGTACTTCATTCGCTGCGGGACAGGTTTATGTCGCGCTGAGTAGACTGACAGGCTTAGAGGGTTTGGTATTGCGATCTAAGATTTCTCCATTTGCTATTCGCACGGATCATCAGGTGGTGAACTTTATGAAGCAGATGGCCGCTATGGGTAATCTAGATGATATCCTGCAAAAGAGCAGACAGAATTATTTAGGACAAATTCTTTTGCACTCGTTCCGTTGGCATCAGTTGACGGATGAATTCGAAAAACTTGTTGAGGAATACCGCGATAAGAAGATGGAGCAGAAGGAAGAGGCGATTACGGTATTGACCGGTATTTTAGATTCGTTGAAGAAACAGGAGCAGGTGGCGAATAAGTTTATGAGCCAACTGCATGGATTATTGAGCAAGCGAGATGAGATCGATTATGATTTAATCTGCGATCGCTCAAAGGCCGCGGTGAATTGGTTTTTGCCAACCTTTGAAAAGGACTGTCTACAGGCTCTAGAAGCCCATTTAGAAGCATGGAAGGTAAAGAAACGTACGAAGAAGTATGTGACTTTGCTGAAAGGCTTGTTGTTAGATTTTAAACGCAAGTTCGAGCAATTGAAACACAGCTTGACGATTGCGGAGGCATTAACGAAGTCGAATGATCAGGTTTCGGAGGAATTGTTAACCTGGGCGAAGCCAAAGGATGATCTTCCAAAGGAGTCCGAGAATGAAAAAGAAAAGGATACGAAGTCGATTACTTTAGAAATGTTTCAGGATGGAATGGAGATTGCGGAGATTGCGGAGAAACGCAATATGGTTGCCGGCACCATTTATGGACATTTAATCAATTTCATGGGGACAGAATTGGAAGCTACGGATTTGATGACAGAACAGGAGCTAAGCCAGATTGTTACACTGATAGAAAAGAACCCCGAAGCGACAACATTAGAGTTGAAGACGATGTTAGGGCCTGATGTGGATTATCCGGCAATTCGGATAGCACAAAGGCATGTGGAAATATTGGCTGAGAAGCCCTAG
- a CDS encoding phosphoheptose isomerase codes for MAYIDKNDLFQEVETKLTEKGFKIENVDQNRPWGGFFVINEDQAQEFANAYFEGLDVQDLKISGKLSPKILIVGPNKRLSWQYHHRRAEIWRVIRGEVGVVTSPNDEEHELKILKEGDSIRLSQGERHRLVGMESYGVVAEIWQHTDAGNPSDEEDIVRVQDDFGRGE; via the coding sequence ATGGCATATATTGATAAAAATGATTTGTTCCAAGAGGTTGAAACAAAGTTGACCGAGAAAGGCTTCAAGATTGAGAATGTTGACCAAAACAGACCGTGGGGTGGTTTCTTTGTTATCAATGAGGATCAAGCACAGGAGTTTGCCAATGCATACTTCGAAGGACTTGACGTTCAAGATTTAAAAATATCCGGCAAACTGAGCCCAAAGATTCTTATTGTTGGACCTAACAAACGTCTTTCTTGGCAGTACCATCATCGCAGAGCAGAAATTTGGCGCGTTATTCGCGGCGAAGTGGGCGTAGTAACAAGTCCGAACGATGAGGAGCATGAATTAAAAATCTTGAAAGAAGGCGATTCTATCCGCCTTAGTCAAGGAGAGAGACACCGACTGGTAGGTATGGAATCCTATGGCGTGGTTGCGGAAATCTGGCAACATACCGACGCAGGAAATCCATCGGATGAAGAAGATATTGTACGCGTACAGGATGATTTCGGTCGCGGAGAATAA
- a CDS encoding DNA topoisomerase IV subunit B, with translation MTAYNEDSIRSLDWKEHIRLRPGMYIGKLGDGSAYDDGIYVLLKEVVDNSIDEFVMGAGKTIDISVNDNKVSVRDYGRGIPIGSVVDVVSKINTGGKYDSKAFQKSVGLNGVGTKAVNALSNQFTVQSYRQGQTRIAQFSKGELLTDEQKETTQRNGTSVTFYPDDSIFKNYKYRLEFVENMIWNYVFLNSGLTINFNGEKFVSENGLKDLLERNVDTEGMRYPIIHLRGEDIEIALTHGQQYGEEYYSFVNGQHTTQGGTHQAAFREAVVKTIREFYKKEFDASDVRASIIGAIAIKVQEPVFESQTKTKLGSQSVGPEGPTVRTFINDFVKKALDDYLHKDAATADALLKRIMQSERERKDIAGIKKLANERAKKASLHNRKLRDCKIHFSDKHERNLETTLFITEGDSASGSITKSRDVQTQAVFSLKGKPLNSYGLTKKIVYENEEFNLLQHALNIEDGIEGLRYNNIVIATDADVDGMHIRLLLMTFFLQFFPDLVKAGHVSILQTPLFRVRNKKETIYCYSDEERQRAIAKLGGKPEITRFKGLGEISPSEFGLFIGNDMRLDPVILSKDNKLPQLLEYYMGKNTPDRQQHIVNNLRIEVDLEEELAKEAV, from the coding sequence ATGACAGCATATAACGAAGACAGTATACGATCGCTCGATTGGAAAGAGCATATCCGGTTAAGACCAGGTATGTATATCGGTAAATTGGGAGATGGATCTGCTTACGACGATGGGATTTATGTTTTGCTAAAAGAAGTCGTGGACAACTCGATTGATGAGTTCGTGATGGGCGCTGGCAAGACGATCGATATTTCAGTCAATGACAATAAGGTTTCCGTGCGTGACTATGGCCGCGGTATTCCAATCGGTTCTGTTGTCGATGTTGTTTCCAAAATCAATACCGGTGGTAAGTATGATAGCAAGGCCTTTCAAAAATCGGTCGGTTTAAATGGTGTGGGTACTAAGGCGGTAAATGCTTTGTCCAATCAATTCACCGTACAGTCCTACCGCCAAGGTCAAACGCGTATTGCGCAGTTCAGTAAAGGCGAATTATTAACCGATGAACAAAAAGAAACGACGCAAAGAAACGGCACATCCGTAACTTTCTACCCCGACGACTCTATTTTCAAGAACTATAAATACCGTCTAGAGTTTGTGGAGAATATGATCTGGAATTATGTTTTCCTTAACTCCGGGTTGACTATTAACTTCAACGGCGAGAAATTCGTTTCAGAAAATGGTCTAAAGGATCTATTAGAGCGCAATGTGGACACCGAAGGCATGCGCTATCCTATTATCCATTTACGTGGTGAGGATATCGAAATCGCATTGACCCACGGCCAACAATATGGCGAGGAATATTACTCCTTCGTCAACGGGCAACATACAACACAAGGCGGAACGCATCAAGCGGCATTCCGCGAAGCCGTTGTAAAAACCATCCGCGAATTCTATAAAAAAGAGTTTGATGCTTCCGATGTACGTGCTTCTATCATTGGCGCTATCGCCATCAAAGTTCAGGAACCGGTTTTCGAATCGCAGACAAAGACAAAATTAGGCTCCCAAAGCGTTGGACCCGAAGGACCAACGGTAAGAACTTTCATCAATGACTTCGTGAAAAAAGCATTGGATGACTACCTGCATAAAGACGCTGCAACGGCAGACGCTTTACTAAAACGTATCATGCAGTCGGAACGCGAGCGCAAAGATATTGCAGGCATCAAGAAGTTGGCCAATGAGCGCGCGAAGAAAGCCTCGCTACACAACCGAAAACTAAGAGATTGCAAAATTCACTTCAGCGATAAACATGAACGCAATCTAGAAACTACGTTATTCATTACCGAGGGGGACTCTGCGAGTGGATCGATCACCAAATCTCGCGATGTACAGACACAAGCAGTTTTCAGCTTAAAGGGTAAGCCTTTGAACTCCTATGGGCTGACTAAGAAGATTGTCTACGAAAATGAAGAGTTCAATTTATTGCAGCATGCATTGAATATTGAAGACGGTATCGAAGGACTACGTTACAACAATATCGTCATCGCAACGGATGCCGATGTCGACGGGATGCACATTCGCTTACTCCTAATGACGTTTTTCTTGCAGTTCTTCCCCGACTTAGTGAAAGCAGGCCATGTTTCCATTTTACAAACGCCATTATTCCGCGTAAGAAATAAGAAAGAAACGATATACTGCTATTCTGACGAGGAAAGACAGCGTGCAATCGCTAAATTGGGAGGTAAGCCGGAGATTACCCGATTCAAAGGTCTTGGTGAGATTTCACCTTCCGAGTTCGGTTTGTTTATCGGGAATGACATGCGCTTAGACCCTGTTATTCTTTCAAAAGACAATAAGCTTCCACAGTTGCTCGAATACTACATGGGTAAGAATACCCCAGATCGTCAGCAGCACATTGTCAACAACCTTCGGATAGAAGTTGATCTTGAGGAAGAACTGGCTAAAGAAGCTGTATAA